One Salmo salar unplaced genomic scaffold, Ssal_v3.1, whole genome shotgun sequence genomic region harbors:
- the LOC106602225 gene encoding CD209 antigen-like protein A — protein sequence MSEGVYENSDGFEDNKPNAMKNTDIDGQLYGNVGAFKPSPRVGVVASEPDSSGKRPFLVAAVFLGLLCVLLAGIIGLSVYYNRAIKDSEDKRNTLFQSFSLYEINATEERDQLQTRYNNLTKERDQLQTRYNNLTTEKDHIQAKLFVIEQHCQKGWRYFDSSLYFLSTETKTWKESRQDCLERVADLVIINSNKEQTFLFNLHTRAWIGLTDSVTEGTWKWVDGTTLTTGYWRAGQPDNGGLFSGQEDCVEIYYGQDDPVKTWNDDKCGTNHNWICEKAV from the exons ATGTCAGAGGGAGTCTATGAAAACTCAGATGGATTTGAAGACAACAAACCTAATGCAATGAAGAACACAGACATTGATGGCCAATTATACGGCAATGTGGGAGCCTTCAAACCCAGTCCAAGAGTTGGAGTTGTTGCTTCAG AGCCTGACAGCTCAGGGAAGAGACCCTTCCTAGTTGCTGCTGTGTttctggggctgctgtgtgttctactggctgggatcataggcctgtctgtctact ATAACAGAGCCATCAAAGACTCTGAAGATAAAAGGAACACCTTGTTCCAGAGTTTCTCCCTTTATGAAATCAACGcaactgaagagagagaccagttacagacccgATACAACAacctgaccaaagagagagaccagctacagaccagatacaacaacctgactacagAGAAAGACCATATTCAGGCAAAGCTTTTTGTGATAG AGCAGCATTGTCAGAAGGGATGGAGATACTTTGACTCCAGTTTGTACTTCCTCTCTACTGAGACTAAAACCTGgaaggagagcagacaggactgtctggagagagttgcagacctggtgatcataaacagcaataaggaacag ACATTTCTCTTCAACCTCCACACGAGAGcctggattggtctgactgactctgttactgaggGGACCTGGAAGTGGGTGGACGGCACAACACTGACCACAGG GTACTGGAGGGCAGGACAGCCTGATAATGGTGGTCTGTTCTCTGGGCAGGAGGACTGTGTTGAGATATACTATGGACAAGATGACCCTGTAAAGACATGGAATGATGACAAATGTGGGACAAATCATAACTGGATCTGTGAGAAAGCGGTGTGA